The following proteins are encoded in a genomic region of Enterocloster clostridioformis:
- a CDS encoding gamma-glutamyl-gamma-aminobutyrate hydrolase family protein, translating into MERPIIGIMGNTYMTQPGLFDSMERAYQNSCYVDAVMKNGGIPVILPASAVMERTEEIMGICDGILFPGGEDMTPSYYGEDPHPAIQVFKPDIDEALMRAGRYALEHGKPMLGICKGSQLLNVLMGGSLYQDLSLKGPDCIRHLQLGRRDYLTHQIRVEEGTRLSRLLGSGVCMTNSMHHQSVKELGKGLRASAYANDGVIEAIEDQDGLMVGVQWHPESLLESAPAMNHLFSDLCGRAMERKAGSL; encoded by the coding sequence ATGGAGCGTCCGATTATCGGTATCATGGGAAATACATACATGACCCAGCCAGGTTTGTTTGACAGCATGGAAAGGGCTTATCAGAACAGCTGCTATGTGGATGCGGTCATGAAGAACGGGGGAATCCCTGTGATTTTACCGGCGTCTGCCGTTATGGAGCGGACAGAGGAAATTATGGGTATCTGTGACGGAATCCTGTTCCCGGGAGGGGAGGACATGACGCCTTCCTACTATGGGGAGGACCCTCATCCGGCCATCCAGGTATTTAAGCCGGATATTGACGAAGCCCTGATGAGGGCGGGCCGTTATGCCCTGGAGCATGGAAAGCCCATGCTGGGCATCTGTAAGGGAAGCCAACTGCTTAACGTACTCATGGGAGGTTCCCTGTATCAGGACCTTTCCCTTAAGGGGCCTGACTGCATCAGGCATCTGCAGCTGGGCAGGCGGGATTACCTTACCCACCAGATACGGGTGGAAGAGGGGACCAGGCTGTCAAGACTTCTGGGCAGCGGCGTCTGCATGACCAATTCCATGCACCATCAGTCGGTGAAGGAGCTGGGGAAGGGGCTCAGGGCCTCGGCATATGCAAATGACGGGGTTATTGAGGCCATCGAGGACCAGGATGGTCTGATGGTAGGCGTACAGTGGCATCCCGAAAGCCTTCTTGAGTCAGCCCCCGCCATGAATCATCTGTTCTCTGATCTGTGCGGCAGGGCCATGGAGCGAAAAGCAGGGAGTTTATAA
- a CDS encoding M42 family metallopeptidase translates to MDIDMFGKISDAFGPSGFEEEVVRTVAGYCGKYQVENDAMNNLYVRMPGVAGDKPVVQLDAHLDECGFMVQCIHDNGCLGILMLGGFHLTSLPAHTVIIKTRAGRKIRGIIMSKPVHFMNDKERASLELCIENLYVDIGATSRREVEDDFGVSIGDPMVPEVSFSYDEEHGICFGKAFDNRAGCACIVDTMNKIYDGRNELAVDVVGAFAAQEEVGMRGATVTTQVVKPDLAILFEGSPSDDFFFSAAQAQGRMKNGVQIRRMDKSYISNPVFMEYAMELAGKFGIRYQEAVRRGGSTNAGRISLIGKAVPVLVLGVPSRYVHSHYNFCAKDDLEAATELAAQVIRGLDPERIRHILRQDIL, encoded by the coding sequence ATGGATATAGATATGTTTGGAAAGATATCAGATGCATTTGGCCCCAGTGGGTTTGAGGAAGAGGTGGTGCGCACCGTGGCGGGTTACTGCGGTAAGTACCAGGTGGAAAATGACGCCATGAACAACCTGTATGTGCGCATGCCGGGCGTCGCCGGGGATAAACCGGTGGTGCAGCTGGACGCCCACCTGGACGAGTGCGGTTTTATGGTGCAGTGCATCCATGATAACGGCTGCCTGGGAATCCTCATGCTGGGAGGCTTTCACCTGACCAGCCTTCCGGCCCACACGGTCATCATAAAGACAAGGGCCGGCAGGAAAATAAGGGGTATCATTATGTCAAAGCCCGTGCATTTCATGAACGATAAGGAGAGGGCTTCCCTGGAACTGTGCATTGAAAACCTGTATGTGGACATCGGCGCCACAAGCCGCAGGGAGGTGGAGGACGACTTTGGCGTATCCATCGGAGATCCCATGGTCCCGGAGGTGTCCTTTTCCTATGATGAGGAACATGGGATCTGCTTCGGCAAGGCATTTGACAACAGGGCCGGCTGCGCCTGCATCGTGGATACCATGAATAAGATATATGACGGCAGGAATGAGCTGGCAGTGGATGTGGTGGGCGCGTTTGCGGCCCAGGAGGAAGTGGGCATGAGAGGCGCCACCGTCACCACCCAGGTGGTGAAGCCGGACCTGGCCATCCTGTTCGAGGGTTCCCCGTCGGATGACTTCTTTTTTTCCGCTGCCCAGGCCCAGGGAAGGATGAAAAACGGCGTTCAGATCCGCCGCATGGACAAGAGCTATATATCCAATCCGGTGTTCATGGAATATGCCATGGAGCTGGCCGGCAAATTCGGTATCCGGTACCAGGAGGCCGTAAGGCGGGGAGGCAGCACCAATGCGGGCAGAATCAGCCTCATAGGAAAGGCGGTTCCTGTCCTTGTGCTGGGCGTACCTTCCAGATATGTACATTCCCATTATAATTTCTGCGCAAAGGATGACCTGGAGGCGGCTACGGAGCTGGCGGCCCAGGTCATCAGGGGGCTGGACCCGGAACGCATCCGCCACATCCTGCGCCAGGATATACTGTAG
- a CDS encoding ABC transporter ATP-binding protein, translating to MADILLNVEGMKVYYPVKGDFRSGREFVKAVDGVSFEVRRGEVFGIVGESGCGKSTLGRGICKLETPTAGKIVLSGEDISSYGRKQMRSVRKKVQMVFQDPYASLNPRMSVFDIIAEPLIIHSLTKSKKEMEDRVMGLLRKVGLDDYHANRYPHEFSGGQRQRIGIARALAVEPELIIADEPVSALDVSIQAQVLNLLHRLQKELNLTYIFVAHDLSVVEHISDRVGVMYLGNFVEVGDKRKLYSNPLHPYTQALLSAVPVPDPTAKKERIILEGSIPSALNPPSGCKFHTRCPKCMDICKEKAPERYQVSDDHYVYCHLYDDKIKENKG from the coding sequence ATGGCAGATATCCTGCTGAATGTTGAAGGTATGAAAGTGTATTATCCTGTGAAGGGGGATTTTCGCAGCGGGCGTGAATTCGTCAAGGCAGTGGACGGCGTTTCCTTCGAGGTGCGAAGGGGCGAGGTGTTCGGCATCGTAGGTGAGTCGGGCTGCGGCAAATCCACATTGGGAAGGGGAATCTGCAAGCTGGAGACCCCCACGGCAGGTAAAATCGTCCTGTCCGGTGAGGATATCTCCTCCTATGGCAGAAAGCAGATGCGCTCTGTGCGCAAAAAGGTTCAGATGGTATTCCAGGACCCGTACGCGTCCCTGAATCCCAGGATGTCTGTATTTGACATCATCGCTGAGCCGTTAATCATACACAGTCTGACAAAGAGCAAGAAGGAAATGGAAGACCGTGTAATGGGGCTTCTGAGAAAGGTTGGACTGGATGATTACCACGCCAACCGGTATCCCCATGAATTTTCAGGCGGCCAGCGCCAGCGTATCGGAATCGCCAGGGCTCTGGCAGTTGAGCCGGAGCTGATTATAGCGGACGAGCCTGTATCGGCCCTGGACGTGTCCATCCAGGCCCAGGTGTTAAACCTGCTGCACCGGCTCCAGAAGGAGCTTAACCTGACCTATATATTCGTGGCCCATGACCTGAGCGTGGTGGAGCACATCAGCGACCGGGTGGGCGTCATGTATCTGGGGAATTTTGTGGAGGTGGGGGACAAGCGCAAGCTGTACAGCAATCCGCTTCATCCTTACACCCAGGCCCTGCTGTCAGCCGTACCGGTCCCGGACCCAACGGCAAAGAAGGAGCGCATCATCCTGGAAGGAAGCATCCCGTCGGCCTTAAATCCGCCAAGCGGCTGCAAGTTCCACACCAGGTGTCCCAAGTGTATGGACATCTGTAAGGAAAAGGCGCCGGAGCGCTACCAGGTATCGGACGACCATTATGTATACTGCCATCTCTATGATGACAAAATCAAGGAGAACAAGGGATGA
- a CDS encoding M55 family metallopeptidase, with protein sequence MKLFISADIEGCAGVALAYETHKNEAAYREFAGQMTREVVAACEAAHEAGADEIVVKDGHGDAANIDPLCMPDYVTLIRGKSGHPYNMMSGLDDSFDGVMYIGYHAPAGNPGFAISHTSTGNSLYIRLNGSCMSEFMLNSYTAASHGVPVLFLSGDRTICDMAREMVPAITTAVTKTGLGASTYCKAPGQVEESIRQGVKKALAGNLSRCRAALPETFTYEVTYKDWKKAYQMSFYPGMRAVDTFTNRLETSRWMDVVTAHCFVVY encoded by the coding sequence ATGAAACTTTTTATCAGTGCGGATATAGAAGGGTGCGCGGGAGTGGCCCTGGCATATGAGACCCATAAGAATGAAGCAGCGTACAGGGAATTTGCGGGGCAGATGACCAGGGAAGTGGTGGCTGCCTGTGAGGCTGCCCATGAAGCGGGAGCTGACGAGATAGTGGTAAAGGACGGCCACGGGGATGCGGCTAACATTGATCCTCTCTGCATGCCGGATTACGTGACCCTGATTCGGGGCAAGAGCGGTCACCCCTATAACATGATGTCCGGCCTGGACGATTCCTTTGACGGGGTCATGTACATAGGATACCATGCCCCGGCAGGAAATCCGGGCTTTGCCATCAGCCACACTTCCACGGGAAACAGCCTGTACATCCGCTTAAACGGCAGCTGCATGAGCGAGTTCATGCTGAACAGCTACACCGCAGCTTCCCACGGGGTTCCGGTGCTGTTTCTGTCCGGGGACAGGACCATCTGCGACATGGCCAGGGAAATGGTGCCGGCTATCACCACGGCCGTGACAAAGACCGGTCTGGGTGCATCCACTTACTGTAAGGCGCCGGGGCAGGTGGAGGAATCCATCCGCCAGGGAGTGAAGAAGGCGCTGGCCGGGAATCTTTCCCGGTGCAGGGCAGCGCTTCCGGAGACATTTACATATGAAGTGACCTATAAAGACTGGAAGAAGGCATACCAGATGTCCTTTTACCCGGGAATGAGGGCAGTGGACACATTTACCAACAGGCTGGAGACATCCAGATGGATGGATGTGGTGACGGCCCATTGCTTTGTGGTGTATTAA